The Tetrapisispora phaffii CBS 4417 chromosome 5, complete genome genome segment GCCTTTATTTGGTCAACAGTATCTCTCTTGTCCgaaatttggaaaatacACGAACTTTCAAAACTGTTCTAGTAAGTGTCAAGATATTTAGTCACGTGATTGACTGGCTATTTGAGTTAACGTGTCACTGTATAACAACAGACTGTCGTTTTTGTAATGAGATTAATCATAGTTTAGTAGTGGGCCTGAGCATATCTTGTCCAAGGTTAAATTGATTGCTGACACTGATGTGCTGCGTATATGAAAACGAAACTGGTTTATATCcattagaaaattatgaGATTTTGGAAATATATACGTGATCCATGCcaaattatttatgataAGTATGAGTAGTTTAAACTATGGTTGTTTACTTTTGAAAGTCATCCAATGCGTCGCTTGAGTTAGCTAAATATGATGAGACAGGAGTGGAGTTATGACTGTTTTGGTAGTTGTAAGATTTTACATTAAtatatgaagaaaataattcattctTATCATCAGAATTGATAGGGTCAACACtgtcattatcattatcatcagTTGCTTGATATTGGAACATATTCACTGGTGAAGATGGTATTGTCCTTTGcttctttatattattgttcaCTTCATATTCCAATTCACTTTCGCACGGACGTTTTGATGTGACATTGATGgaatttacaaaattgTCTGAGATTTCTACTGATTTTTCACCATCAGGAGAATTAATTACTGAAGTTGGAGCAAACACAATTGAAGTATTATCAACATCATTAGAATTATCTAAATCTGCGTTTATGTTACCATTATTATGTTGTTTCGTCATAGGAGAGGTCCTACCAATTTCATTCGTTACTGCAGTCTGCATGTCTACTGCCTGAACTTCAAAATCATTAGAATTAGGGAAATCATTATCTAATTCCTCTGTTTGATTAGTATTGCAAGCGTTGGCATCGTTAGGTGTGGTAAAAAGAGCGTTGACATTGAcagattcattattaataatcGATGAGTTGAAAATATCATAATCATCTAACCAATCTAAatctttcttcaaattgAAATCAGGTGAggttaataaattaaaagcATTAGCATTACTGTTCATATTAATTGCAGAACTGTTAGGTTTTCCATTAAGAGTTGAAGGTTGAATATTTTCCTTGTCTGCTTCCAGTGAATTttgttcttcaaaattagtGACTTTCTTCAAATTACTACTTAGTTTATTATTGGCAAAATTAGCAATATCAccaaaatcaattgaattttttctatgaatttgatttatatttttagtaGATTTTTCCTTAAACGTAGCAGATGCAAAATTTGATTCCATTATTACGGGTGTTGTGTTCATTCTGTGAGCTCTGGTAGCGGTGTTAGGATTTGGActtttaacaaattttgtggtcttttttttctttaacaTAAAATCAAACCTTTTACTAACtgaatcattaattttaacCTTACTATTTATGTTTACACGTCCCTTTTGGCTATTGTTGGTTGGTTGATTACATGAATTCTTGGTTTCATTTTGTTTGTCAGCcatataaattttatgtGCAATAGAACTTGCAGGTAAAGCTTGCCCAGGAACTTGCATTGGGTTCCATATTGGTAATGATTGTGTCCTTATGGCCTTTGGAGCAGGTTTAGGATTCGTTTGTCTTTTTACTGCTGATCGTACTCCTTTTACAGCTGGTTTGACGTATTTTGTAGCTGCAGGTTTAACTGTTTGtttaaagatttttgaaaattgtaattttatttcCAAAGTTTCTATGCTAACATTATCCTTTAGTTTACCCAttagtttattattacctTTTTTGCTGGAATTTATGTAGgatttttttaacaaagATGCAAAGTTAGAGCAAACGCTCCCTATTACAATtaattcatcttcatcttcattttctatCGCAGAACTTTTAACCATAAGTTCTTTATTCTCTTTCTGAGATCGTATTTTCGATAAGAAACCTAAGCTCACTAAAGGTTCTCCAATTTCACAAACatctttataatatatattgtaatcGAACCCCTGTGTTTCCACTTTATGGTCTATTAATTCTGGTGAACTTTCGTAAATTTCATCTAAAACATCATGTAGTGGCACAGCACCAATTTTAGAATTGattgtttcattattatctcCACCGCTGTTTAATGCGACAGTCATTACTTGAACTTCTTTAGAAGTCTTGGATCTTGAGAGGTATGTGGTTACGATGGATTCACTATTTTCTAAAGAATatagaatttttaaattcatataAACTGATTCAGACATAACGATTTAAATGATTGTGATTGCCTGGCTATATCGACACGCTGATGCTACTATTTCTTTTACCTCGACCAATAGCCCTTAACTtactattttaaataaaaacgAATCTAGtctcttatatatatgttgCATAGTTGATTTAAGAGAGtattaaaaacaaatatacttattcattaataaaaattttatataagaaataaattatttaagtaAGGTTTAATGGATTTGTTAGATAGCAACTTAGTAAAACACCTcatacaaaaaaaaaaatctgCATTGCATCCTTGGGAGTAATCGTTCCCTCCCTTGTAAGTTAGTGAAGTTAATTAGATTTAGAACTATAGATTGAATTGATTACTTCTTGTCATTATTATGATTTATAGattaaaaagataataatgatgttTATTTCGTGACATCGAAAAATTTTGACGCGTTTGCTTTTAAGTGATTTTGTCAATTTCGAGTTGCTTCTGCGCGTATTCTCTGTTATtcttaaaaattatataaatgttCTTTTGGTTTCGTGTAAGTGCTCCAGGTGAGTATAGAAAGCAAAAGTACCTAGAAACTTGTTTGTAAAGAATTTGGTGCTGAGTCTCTGATTTGGGACAAAGCTATATCATGGGTCGGCTAGAAGGGAACTGCAAGGATAGTAAATTTATAATCTCCATGCCGTTTCCCAGTATAACTGggaaagagaaagaatGGTATCGAGCCTTTCGACTTTGCGATGAGCTAGGAATACTAGTTAGAAGAATGTTAACTTAAGTTATTGGTTAGTTCAGAATGAATGGTATTAATCTTCGAAGCAGCTGATCTACTGTGTCCTTTCCATGTTCTGAACGTATGTGTATTGTTTTATCTGTTCTTTTTTGTGTCCGATATCATCACATTAGTCTAACCTGTCAATGGTTTGCCATTTAAGATCATATGTTTGGATCTATATGGAATGGTAATTAGTAGATTATGTATGCGGTCTTGGAGCAGATAATTAAATTGGGATGACCGTCTGGTGCAAGTTCTGAGtatcatttattttcacCGAAGTATGGTCATATCCGTCGATGATGAAATGCTAATAATTGTGACGAATAGGGGTGCATAAAGTGTAGGTGCTTTCATAGCTATGTCAAGTTAcgaataatattatctgtTCACAACTCATATGTCTATAGGTGGGCGTGCTCTTCCCAGTAAACTGCTGAGAATTACAATAAACACTGTTACATAAAAACGACTcgttattttaatattatctaaCTAATTTCTTGTAATaagatttcaaaagttttCCTAAAAGAATGAACTTTCCAactaatatttaatatcgatcagaagaaaaagaaaaccCATTTGATCTCGTTATACTCTTGAAAGCAATCTTTGTCTTATCCAGTTCAGCAATTCAACGAGTCATACCCCATAAACGATACCTCTATGAACAACAAAGTACACTTAAATTCACTGACACCTGTTTTTACTGACACCCAGAGTTTTACTGACACCTCCCCTGTTTCAGATCACTGCACACGAACCCATTGTTATATTTCCTATTTCCTCTGGCACTTTCTAGCAAGTGCCAGAATCTTGTCAGAGAGCATCGCAGAGTTTCGCTTCTGAAAAATAGAATGGGTTCTAAGAAAAGGTCGCATGGATGGCattacaaaaaaacaatCGAGATAGTGACAGAGTAACGACGCAGCAGCGGAAAtccaaatgaaaaaatgaaagaaaaagaaaaaaaatgaaatgtcgtaagaaattgatttaaGTGAACTGAAtaaaaagatttaaaacatatataaaagagaTGAGATGACTTGTTATTAAAGGAAATTGAATCGCTTCAGTATGTTCAATATTAGGTATTGAGCTTCGAGTGAGTAGAAATAGCTACACATATCACCATATATTACTTAACCCATTAAAAAATGTCCACTTTTGACGCCGAAAATGCTGATAATTTAGAGGATATCGAAAAACAATttgctgttgttgctgtCGAACAAGCTGAAACTTATTGGAAGTTATTGACCAAGATTCCTGGTTCCAAACTGAAATTGACCAGTATGGATGATGAAATCTACACTAATTTCATGGAGAAGTTTCCAGAATACAAAGACCTTGAAAGACTAAGGAAGTTCGAAGAATCAGAATTGAAATCTAAGGATGCCAAGGAAAGATGGAGATTGTTCTGTAACGAATACGAGAAATCTGTTGAGGATTACAATTTTGGTACTCTACTGAGAACTGATGCTAGTCAAGAATACGGTCAATTTTCTACTATTTTCGCCGTTagaattcaattttatgcTTTTGAAATCGCAAGAAATAGACATGGTTTGAATGACTGGATTGTTGGTAAATAAGTTGCCAAAAAAagcaaataaaaattaaatatcaattaaaatttatcatatatacatacatttCTATTAGGATTATGTTTAATTTCATAACCAAACAATGAATAACATatgttttataatttgattatCACTATTTGATATAATCTCTGAAACAATTTCAAGTCCAAATTAAAACTCAAAATCACTTTTCTATCTTGATTGGGTATTTGAATCGGTATGATTGTGCGATTGTGAATGGGAATGGTCGTGCGAGTGAGATTGATCAGCACAACTATCCATATTATGTGAGTGTGCTACTGACTCTAATGTTGCCTTAGTCGTATCTGATCCCAGTAAATCATTGTCATACGAAAGTTCGCCATCTAAATGGGTATGGGATAAAATGTCACCATGGTAATGATCATGGAAATTCTTAGCTTCTTCTAACTCCTCTTTTTCttgctttcttttttcttctatTTGTTCTGTTGTCAAAGGAATgatttcatcttcaaacTCAACATCTAGCTTAATAATGTCTGAGAAATCCTTACTTAAAGCTTTTctcaaatatttgataatattttcaccTTCCCTCATGCTTAAAACATTATCCCATTTTTGTGCTGGAACTTCTAAAGTTAGTTTAACATGATAGTATGGTCCAGATGCTAATATATCTAGAGCTTTAATCTGATAAGGTTTACCTGAGTTGTTATTCGAAATCAAGTTTTTTAAACTCTCGTTAATGCCAGCTTTGATTTCTATATAACGTTCTTCATCATGGGAAATCGATTTATCTATTAGTTCTTTAACTGAACTCATCATGCCCGTTGCACCTGCTTTTATAACCAACCCAGAAACAAGTAAACCTCCTACAGCATCCAATGATACTATGTTAAAGAAGTATCCAGATGTGATTGTCACTAATGCCACGAGTGACGTTAATGAATCCACACGATGATGCCAAGCATTTGCTAATAAGACGTTAGAATTTGTTTGAATTGCAACTTTTTTCGTTGCCTGGAATATCCATTCTTTGGCAACAATTGATGCAGCAGCAATCCAAGCGGCATTTACATTAGTCACATCATCAATACTAGTGTGCGAATGAACGTGAACGTGGCCAATCAATGAAGTAATTGTTTCTATAACGGTAGCTGGAATTAATGGCCCAACGATTGATGTGAATGAGGCCCAACCAATAGATACACCGGCAAAAGTTAAAATGGAAGATACTGCCAGAGATCCAATTGTTTCTATCTTACCATTACCATTAGGATATTCTGGAGTTGGTTTTGTCTTCGCAAAACCAACAGAGAATAACGTCAAGAAGTCTGAAACAACATCACTCAATGCATGAACAGAATCCGCTATCAGAGCTTGTGAATGGAACATAATACCACCTAAAAATTTACCACATGTCATTCCTACATTAATCCCCAAACCAATCCATGTGATTCTAACCCCCggattttttttaaattgttcTGTGCTTACCACTAACAATGGGTTAGCGGCTTTGTGTGTATGACTATGTCCTAGTGAATGACTGGCATGTTCATGTTCATGTTTATGTAGAATATCTCGTTTATTTgaatctttattattttttgattcaCTGTCTAATTTGGAGATTAAATGAAATGACCTGTTTAAACCTCTACTATACTTTAACAAATCTCGAGAGAGGAGAAGTACTGATGGTCGTAATGCAAAGAGGTAAGGGTTACTTTTGTTTAGAACTTTTACATTCATACATACCAATTGTTCAAAGCCACTATTGCAGAGACCTACCttattcattataatttatcaatttttttgtttatttatataatcgGTTAACTTATATGAATTATTCTATTGGAAAGCTATACGACGACTTTCTTTGCAGCAGTAATGTAGTTCATGTATTAGATTAATGACTGGAGAGGaacaataaaacaaaatcaatataatCTTGATTTTAAAACGCTAAAAGTTTGTCTCCACTTTATATGATACGATATATCTCAATATATTAGTTATTTATAGCATTGTTACATTCCtttcaaattaattattaacaattatttaaaattattttcttgaGCTTTTTTATATACGAATTAAATTGATCTGAAAAATTGAGATGAGGCCCGTAACAATTAGAGTCGTTGTAGCTTTAAAAAAACTCTTCAGATTTTTGAcgtaatatatataagtcATGTATAGATattttctatatataaCGAATTGAGATTTTATACAGACAGTTAAAAAACTAAGTTGGATGGCATCAATTTTGTGATTTGGTGACTTGTGGGCGAATTTAACATCATTACGTTGACACTTTTGCCTgacaataaaaacaattatacATATTCCTGTCATGTTCTAAGAAGCTTCGTAGGTTCTTTTGTATGACTGTCAcaagatattttttgagTTACAACGGTCATTAACTATTacaattttgaataaactatactcatatatacacaatttatttttataatttatatcattaatgTCTCtcaatgaaaatatcatattGAGCATCATGTTGccattattaatttcataaCGACGTTAAATCTTTTCCTCATGCACTATTTTTTTGTCTACTGTCACTTCAAAGGGCCTTTCTACTAATCTATCATATGATGGAAGATTagaattttctttaatcaTCTTTTCTGTACCGCTTGAATTATATCCtgttataatattttgtcCAGgtttttggaaattttgGAAAGTACTCATTTCCAATATACTGTATCTTTCCCagatttttttaatgagTGGgtcattaaaaataactCGCGATCCAATGATTTTTCGTAAAGTGAATTTCAATTCTGCTACAGTTATCTCCTCTTTAACATtgtcattttcatcaaacAGATGTGATCtaacaaattttttaaattttattatatccAAGTACATATCGATCAGTTGCATTAATGCTATACGATCAGAGATAACTTTCAAATTGATacttgaaattattaatgcCTCAATCATCTCAAATGTTAACGTGAAACGCTGCGTAAAAAATCCACTATTGTTATCCAAATTACATAATGcacaaatgaaaatatcatcTGTGTTCGTTGGTAAATTCCATTGTCCTTCATTAATACAAGATTTATGGTACCAATCTTTGCATATCTCACATTCTATCATCGTACCACCTTTGTCACCATCTCTACAATAGCAATATGTTGCCGAAGTTTCTATGATATCGTTAGGGTTTGCTAATCTTTTGAGTTTGTTCTCATAAGTATCACTAGAAATATCTAAAGCCTTTTTAATTCTCAAATGGTACTTGtccaattttttatttgtcgattttgataaatcaaGGGACCATGTTTTTGCATTTTTACAGGcatcatttaataatttcacaCCCGAAAAATCTGATACATTTGCTCTCAAATCTTTCTCTGAACCgttgaaatattgaaatatctcATATccaatattatcatcacCGTAGATTATCCTTAATATATcgttctttttttcttcattaacATTTAATAACTTATTAATTGGTGTAAATTCCAATTCAATGTCAGAAATTCTagtgataatattttgaatcaatCTTAACATAGTGGCACCAATTGGTAAATTACCTTCTTTTGCTCTTtcaatgatatttttcaagATCTCAATGGAAATTTTACTATGCTGTTTTTTAGGTTTAAACTGTTTTGATAACAATCCAATTAATTCATTAGTTTTCAGTATAATATTCTTAACATTTTCCAATCTTTCAACATCTTCAACATTACAACATTGTACCccaaaattgaaaaattgtaaCAGAGATTTTACAGTAAAAATTTCAGATGCATAGTTTATTTCATCATCTACTTttagaatatatttattgtaaGAATCAACCCATTCTAAACTGTGTATTTTATCAGCAACTGTCTTCAATAACGAATGTTTTATTGGTACTTCAAATGATTTGATATATACttcttttaaagtttttaaatcatttgtTGATAGTGCCTGTATGCTATTGCttgttaattttaaaatccTTTGATATATATGGTTAGTTTGTTCCATTTCTGGAAAGTAAAAAGAACATGTAGAAAATGAATCTTTCACCTTTTCCAATTTTAGTAATAACTTATCATTATCAGGAActgttaatatttttagttttatattatcacCAAACTGTATCGCATCATTAATCATGGAAATATTCTGAAGTTTCGATAATATTGCTTTTGTCTCTGCCACTAATATTTCGCACTCCTTGATGATTGTcttatcaaaatatttctcaATAATTTCTGGATCATATTTTGAGACTAAGTCTTTCATTTCATGAAATGGTACTTTCTTGTTGACATATTTGCtgttaattaaattaaataaatttatctcAAAAGTATCCTCAAGAAGCTTGGCAGTTTTAGTAGTGTTCTGGGCTTCACTAAAGCATAACAATTGAGTAAGTGCATCATCATCATGGGATAGATGTAATGAAATTGACAAATCTTTTTGTGATTTGTTTGAATCATTTGAAAACAATTCGTCTCCTTTTAAAGATAGAAACTCCCTTAGAGAAATTGACATGCAATCATAATCATCAGAAATTACAACTTTGGAGAAGCCTGTCGACTCTAGTGATAAATCTGATATAAAGTCAAATTTGTCTATGCGTTCATGTGTAGTACCATGTTTCGACCTAAACATTGATCGATTATGGAGTTCCTCTCTGATGATTTTCCCTAATAAATCAGACGACTGAAACCGAAGCtctaaattattgaatgcTATATTGGAGAGGAATTGTGTCATGTACATAGAGggtaaaatatttctatttGATAACCATTGTTCACCTTCAATCGAGTTTTTCAACCATGATTTTGGTGCAAATAAAGCATTCTCTGATAGATAGAATCCAGTACCATAAGATGATGAATAACTTTTAGGAAACTGGAAAATAAAGGACCCTTCATCTTGAGCTATTTTTTTCAAGTTAATGCCATTATCCTTTAAAAAGCGAGATTTTAAGTATAAATCATTTGGTAACAAACCCAAATTTGTTGACTTAattgtttcattatttagTATTGAGTGAACATTTTTCCTTTTACTACCAAATATAACGGGGTTATCATCGTTAGTCTCtagaaaatttttataaaactCAGAAGACTTAAAATTTTCCTCAATCTCATTGGGTAAAAGATTCCTTACATTGAAAGTATTAAATGGTCGAGATTCATTAATAGTTTTTATTAACGTCtcgaatttttcaatttcagaTGGGGGGATCACATACCATAATTTAGTCGACCCAAGATGATTATAATCCACTAATGGCATAAAATTATCAGTGACTGACCAGCCTCTAGTCGAAAAATGCATACCAATTTCAAGTTTCGGTCTTGTTACATGTCCATAATCaatatctaaatattttagtaGAGAGTTTTCTTCTAATGGAACATTATTCAATTTCCATAATTCAAGTgcttttaatttcttacCATAAGTGATTCGATTTAATATGTAATCTGCATTGTGAATCATAGGCATTATGTCCAACGCTGTATCTATTTCATAATCTAAAGAAGGATTTGATAACATCGTATCTAAAGAATATTCAAACTCCTCATCCGAAATTTGACTGTTTTTAGACGAAAtagaatttaaatttaatttaccGTCATATAACTGTCTAAGCTTTTTTATGTTTCTTTGTGATTTCTcataaaattgtttaacAGAAAAGATAGACGATGCTTTACAATTGTAAACAGATTTATCATATACTTCCTGTCCTTTGTTCCAAAACGAAAAATCATATCCAGGTATAGTTCTTTCTGTATTTgttgttatatttttcttaatttcgGTTATGTTATCAAAACTTACGTATAAGccttttgaatatttaatatctcTTATTCTTAAGTATTCGGCAGCAGATGatgtaataaatttgatgttATCTATAAGTGgattttcaattttcaattttttaatgttataattatttattgaatcCAAATGATCGAGATTTTCGGATGATATCCTTTTATTTGTGTTTATATTGTTGGTTTCGTAATTTGATAAATGTGTGATTTGTGGAGTGGATGCATGGacatttaattgattttgttcATAAATgtgatttatatttaccGTATTCTCTTTCTCTCTTTGTTTCTCACGCAATTGTTCTCTATAAAGGTCAAATTCTTGTAAAACTTTCACGTATGCAGCTCTTAATGAAGTAGATAACGAACTCATTATTCTTCCAGAGTAACCCAATTCTCTACCTATTTGAGCCCATAATTTCTGGGAACTAACTGTGTCAAACCCACCTCGCAGTTGAACACAGCTCCataatctatatatatctaattttcttttatctATGTTGGGTATTTTCGTTATATTcgtttttttaatatttttgtgaAATTGGAAAAGATCTTTATGAAACTCTAGTATCTTTTGTGCTTCGGTATCGAATGAAGATAGATATTGTTTTCTAGTCTTGAACCAAAACTGTTCATTTGCTAATTCGTGTGTTTCTATCAGATCGTTTGTTATGTTGAATCTAGGATCTGTTATTGTTAATTTCACTGCACCATATTTCTCCCCTAAGTCAGACACTGCCTCGTAAAATGCTATTGGGGTCTTAAACTTAAAGGCCTCAAAATCATCGATAATAAAACATGGGACTGAACCTTCTGGCAAAgtataatataattgtgAATTTTcatgatatattttaatattatttgtagAATCAGTGGTGAGAGTCAATTTTGTCTTATCAACCAGATTCAAATCAAATGGGTTTGCAAACGACCTTGACCTTGGTTGTgcatataaataattattaacattcctctgttgttgttttataGGTTTCTCCACTTTAACAGTTTCCgatttgatattattagtGACTTGAGAGTTCACATTGGTTGTTGCAATATCATTATCGCTAGAATTCAGAATATTACTTAATGAAAACTTATTACCTTTTTTGAAGTCATCAACAGGGATTTCCCTTACGGTCTCATCTTCAGTGAAACTATTCAACAAACTTGATATTTTCAAGGTCGATGGCTTACCATCCATTGCaaaaattgttcaattgCGATTTAGCTCTAACAACACCTTTAGAATATCTCCAACTAGAAATATGGAAGGATGCACGCCTATATTctacaaatttaaatataaagtaGAGAAAGCGGTTACTCAATGtcctatatatatttatagaattacatatatagtttattttttagCTACTTGATCGGAATTCTAAAAATTATGTCAGTGACAAGGAATGCCTGGCACGTGACAGGAGCGACACAGTTGATCTCAAGCACTCAGGGTTCCAGCAAGTGTCATACATTTCAAAAGGCATGATAttagtaatattaatataaaaggtagtcatatatatatttgataacaTAGAGAAGTAAAAAGActtgtaatatatatatacgttTCAAATATAGAATAGTATCATAAAAAGTTTGAGGAAGAAAAAGTAAAAGAACTGTTCATTGGccaaaacaaaaacaagaGCCGAATAGTGGTTGACAAATGCAATCACTGTTGATCATCGAATTGGTATCTGTTATGTCCTTGATTGCCCCCACGTTGGGATTGACCTTGGCTCCTAGTTGTCCTGCCGGAGGTGTTTCCCGATGCCATAGAATCCCCTTGGTCAATAGAGGATGGACCCCAGTCGCCTTCGCCTTCTTCGTAGTCACGAGGCATCTGTGACTTGAAACTACTATCACCAGCACCGTGTAGTTGCTGTCCTTGCAAGTTTTCCGAGCCTTGGAAGTTACGTCCACCACCGCCGGAGGTGTCCTGGTTGCTTCCTAGTCCCGAGCGGCCGCCGGAGCCGCCGGAGAAATCGTTTGGATCATAGTCGTACTCGTTCTGGTTTGTACCTCTCATTTGGCTACCTTGGTGGCCCAGACCGTATTGGGGTTGCTCTGTGCGTTGAGAACCTTGCTGGCGTTGGGAACCTTGTTGGCGTTGAGAACCTTGTTGATATTGTTGCTCACTCTGATCCTCCTCGTTCTTCCCTTGTAGTTTATCAGCGAATTTATTTAGTAGGTTAGACATCGTTTACTTATTTGTCGTTGTTGCAGTTATGGGTGTCTATGTTTCAAGAAATACATAACATCGAATCAAGAGATGTCCTATCGATATGCATCCAAGAGCTACTTATATATGTGAATacaattattgaaatagaAGTGAAAACAGGGACCTCAAAACCTCAATCGAACACTCCAGTTAGCAGTTGCAGACTAGTGCACCACAATAATTGTCCATGTTGATGTAACATATACCCTTAACCATTagatcattatttttatatagaAATCCTTAAATCAGTTAAGGTGACTGTTCCGCAACAACAACACATTAATGTATTTTATACTTATGCATTATTGTGTGGTCATGGATGACAATTGTAAGCCATTGATTAAAGAACAATCCATTTCCCTTTCTCTATCCCCCACGTCTTACCATAGTAATAGTAATACATATGCTTATATAcgtatataatatattcacacacacatataaCAGTGCTTACCCCGCCAATGGTGCGTTTTAACTGTTTTCCTTCTCTCAAATGTATAGTGATAGCCATCGCACTGGCATAACTCGTAAAGAGCAGTTCGAGAGAAAGTGGCCCTTTTTTGTCCCAAGTAggaaaaaacaaacaaaatgAGAACAGAGCCCACCAACCACACAGAGAGAGGGCCCGTTTGATGTTCCTAATGGGTTCACTTCTGCTATAGTGTGAAGAGAGGACACCACCGCATAAATCAGCGAC includes the following:
- the TPHA0E02730 gene encoding uncharacterized protein (similar to Saccharomyces cerevisiae SIP18 (YMR175W) and GRE1 (YPL223C); ancestral locus Anc_6.246), translated to MSNLLNKFADKLQGKNEEDQSEQQYQQGSQRQQGSQRQQGSQRTEQPQYGLGHQGSQMRGTNQNEYDYDPNDFSGGSGGRSGLGSNQDTSGGGGRNFQGSENLQGQQLHGAGDSSFKSQMPRDYEEGEGDWGPSSIDQGDSMASGNTSGRTTRSQGQSQRGGNQGHNRYQFDDQQ
- the ECM5 gene encoding Ecm5p (similar to Saccharomyces cerevisiae ECM5 (YMR176W); ancestral locus Anc_6.247); protein product: MDGKPSTLKISSLLNSFTEDETVREIPVDDFKKGNKFSLSNILNSSDNDIATTNVNSQVTNNIKSETVKVEKPIKQQQRNVNNYLYAQPRSRSFANPFDLNLVDKTKLTLTTDSTNNIKIYHENSQLYYTLPEGSVPCFIIDDFEAFKFKTPIAFYEAVSDLGEKYGAVKLTITDPRFNITNDLIETHELANEQFWFKTRKQYLSSFDTEAQKILEFHKDLFQFHKNIKKTNITKIPNIDKRKLDIYRLWSCVQLRGGFDTVSSQKLWAQIGRELGYSGRIMSSLSTSLRAAYVKVLQEFDLYREQLREKQREKENTVNINHIYEQNQLNVHASTPQITHLSNYETNNINTNKRISSENLDHLDSINNYNIKKLKIENPLIDNIKFITSSAAEYLRIRDIKYSKGLYVSFDNITEIKKNITTNTERTIPGYDFSFWNKGQEVYDKSVYNCKASSIFSVKQFYEKSQRNIKKLRQLYDGKLNLNSISSKNSQISDEEFEYSLDTMLSNPSLDYEIDTALDIMPMIHNADYILNRITYGKKLKALELWKLNNVPLEENSLLKYLDIDYGHVTRPKLEIGMHFSTRGWSVTDNFMPLVDYNHLGSTKLWYVIPPSEIEKFETLIKTINESRPFNTFNVRNLLPNEIEENFKSSEFYKNFLETNDDNPVIFGSKRKNVHSILNNETIKSTNLGLLPNDLYLKSRFLKDNGINLKKIAQDEGSFIFQFPKSYSSSYGTGFYLSENALFAPKSWLKNSIEGEQWLSNRNILPSMYMTQFLSNIAFNNLELRFQSSDLLGKIIREELHNRSMFRSKHGTTHERIDKFDFISDLSLESTGFSKVVISDDYDCMSISLREFLSLKGDELFSNDSNKSQKDLSISLHLSHDDDALTQLLCFSEAQNTTKTAKLLEDTFEINLFNLINSKYVNKKVPFHEMKDLVSKYDPEIIEKYFDKTIIKECEILVAETKAILSKLQNISMINDAIQFGDNIKLKILTVPDNDKLLLKLEKVKDSFSTCSFYFPEMEQTNHIYQRILKLTSNSIQALSTNDLKTLKEVYIKSFEVPIKHSLLKTVADKIHSLEWVDSYNKYILKVDDEINYASEIFTVKSLLQFFNFGVQCCNVEDVERLENVKNIILKTNELIGLLSKQFKPKKQHSKISIEILKNIIERAKEGNLPIGATMLRLIQNIITRISDIELEFTPINKLLNVNEEKKNDILRIIYGDDNIGYEIFQYFNGSEKDLRANVSDFSGVKLLNDACKNAKTWSLDLSKSTNKKLDKYHLRIKKALDISSDTYENKLKRLANPNDIIETSATYCYCRDGDKGGTMIECEICKDWYHKSCINEGQWNLPTNTDDIFICALCNLDNNSGFFTQRFTLTFEMIEALIISSINLKVISDRIALMQLIDMYLDIIKFKKFVRSHLFDENDNVKEEITVAELKFTLRKIIGSRVIFNDPLIKKIWERYSILEMSTFQNFQKPGQNIITGYNSSGTEKMIKENSNLPSYDRLVERPFEVTVDKKIVHEEKI